A region of Eschrichtius robustus isolate mEscRob2 chromosome 19, mEscRob2.pri, whole genome shotgun sequence DNA encodes the following proteins:
- the FUZ gene encoding protein fuzzy homolog isoform X1 codes for MGEEGTEGTVHLLCLAASSGVPLFCRSSRGGAPARQQLPFSVIGSLNGVHMFGQNLEVQLSSAKTEDTTVVWKSFHDSITLIVLSSEEGTSELRLERLLQMVFGAMVLLVGLEELTNIRNVERLKKELRASYRLIDSFLGDSELIGDLTQCVDCVVPPEGSLLQEALSGFAEAAGTAFVSLVVSGRVVAATESWWRLGMPEAVLLPWLVGSLPPQAARDYPVYLPHGSPTVPHRLLTLTLLPGLELCLLCGPRPPLSQLDAQLLERWWQPLLDPLRACLPLGSRALPAGFPLHTDILGLLLLHLELKRCLFTVEPSGDKEPSSEQRRRLFRSFYTLVTATHFAPEPGQPEEKAEEVVHQAQVPRACYLVLGAEEPGTGWRLVALQLGPRRLLLLLSAQSPTHGLRGLATHTLHALTPLL; via the exons atgggggaggaggggaccgAAGGCACCGTACATCTGCTGTGCCTCGCGGCATCCAGCGGGGTCCCTCTGTTTTGCAGGAGCAGCCGTGGCGGCGCCCCTGCCCGCCAACAG CTCCCATTCTCTGTCATCGGCTCCCTCAATGGCGTCCACATGTTTGGGCAGAATCTCGAGGTGCAGCTGAGCTCTGCGAAGACGGAGGACACAACCGTGGTGTGGAAGAGCTTCCACGACAG CATCACCCTCATTGTTCTGTCATCTGAGGAGGGCACCTCGGAGCTGAGGCTGGAGAGACTACTCCAGATGGTGTTTGGGGCTATG GTTCTTCTTGTGGGACTTGAAGAGCTGACCAATATCCGCAACGTAGAGAGACTGAAGAAGGAGCTGAGG GCCAGTTACCGCCTCATCGACAGCTTCCTTGGGGACTCAGAGCTCATCGGGGACCTGACCCAGTGTGTGGACTGTGTGGTTCCTCCAGAGGGGTCCCTGCTGCAG GAAGCCCTCTCTGGGTTCGCGGAGGCTGCGGGCACGGCCTTCGTCAGCCTGGTCGTGTCGGGCCGGGTGGTGGCAGCGACAGAGAGCTGGTGGCGACTGGGGATGCCGGAAGCCGTGCTGCTCCCCTGGCTGGTGGGATCCCTGCCGCCGCAGGCCGCTCGCGACTACCCGGTGTACCTGCCTCACGGGAGTCCCACG GTGCCGCACCGGCTTCTGACCCTGACGCTCCTGCCGGGCTTGGAGCTGTGTCTGCTCTGCGGGCCGCGCCCTCCCCTCAGCCAGCTGGATGCACAG CTTCTGGAGCGCTGGTGGCAGCCACTGCTGGACCCGCTGCGGGCCTGCCTGCCGCTGGGATCCCGAGCGCTGCCCGCGGGCTTCCCCCTGCACACGGACATCCTCGG GCTGCTGCTCCTCCACCTGGAACTGAAACGTTGCCTCTTCACGGTGGAGCCCTCGGGGGATAAAG AACCGTCTTCTGAGCAGCGTCGGCGCCTCTTCCGCTCCTTCTACACCCTGGTCACCGCCACGCACTTTGCACCAG AGCCGGGGCAGCCAGAGGAGAAGGCGGAGGAGGTGGTCCATCAGGCCCAGGTACCGAGAGCCTGCTACCTGGTGTTGGGGGCTGAGGAGCCAGGCACAGGATGGCGACTGGTGGCCCTGCAGTTGGGGCCACGGcggttgctgctgctgctgtctgCTCAGAGCCCCACGCATGGGCTGCGGGGCCTAGCCACCCACACTCTGCATGCCCTCACCCCACTCCTCTGA
- the FUZ gene encoding protein fuzzy homolog isoform X2 yields MGEEGTEGTVHLLCLAASSGVPLFCRSSRGGAPARQQLPFSVIGSLNGVHMFGQNLEVQLSSAKTEDTTVVWKSFHDSITLIVLSSEEGTSELRLERLLQMVFGAMVLLVGLEELTNIRNVERLKKELRASYRLIDSFLGDSELIGDLTQCVDCVVPPEGSLLQEALSGFAEAAGTAFVSLVVSGRVVAATESWWRLGMPEAVLLPWLVGSLPPQAARDYPVYLPHGSPTLLERWWQPLLDPLRACLPLGSRALPAGFPLHTDILGLLLLHLELKRCLFTVEPSGDKEPSSEQRRRLFRSFYTLVTATHFAPEPGQPEEKAEEVVHQAQVPRACYLVLGAEEPGTGWRLVALQLGPRRLLLLLSAQSPTHGLRGLATHTLHALTPLL; encoded by the exons atgggggaggaggggaccgAAGGCACCGTACATCTGCTGTGCCTCGCGGCATCCAGCGGGGTCCCTCTGTTTTGCAGGAGCAGCCGTGGCGGCGCCCCTGCCCGCCAACAG CTCCCATTCTCTGTCATCGGCTCCCTCAATGGCGTCCACATGTTTGGGCAGAATCTCGAGGTGCAGCTGAGCTCTGCGAAGACGGAGGACACAACCGTGGTGTGGAAGAGCTTCCACGACAG CATCACCCTCATTGTTCTGTCATCTGAGGAGGGCACCTCGGAGCTGAGGCTGGAGAGACTACTCCAGATGGTGTTTGGGGCTATG GTTCTTCTTGTGGGACTTGAAGAGCTGACCAATATCCGCAACGTAGAGAGACTGAAGAAGGAGCTGAGG GCCAGTTACCGCCTCATCGACAGCTTCCTTGGGGACTCAGAGCTCATCGGGGACCTGACCCAGTGTGTGGACTGTGTGGTTCCTCCAGAGGGGTCCCTGCTGCAG GAAGCCCTCTCTGGGTTCGCGGAGGCTGCGGGCACGGCCTTCGTCAGCCTGGTCGTGTCGGGCCGGGTGGTGGCAGCGACAGAGAGCTGGTGGCGACTGGGGATGCCGGAAGCCGTGCTGCTCCCCTGGCTGGTGGGATCCCTGCCGCCGCAGGCCGCTCGCGACTACCCGGTGTACCTGCCTCACGGGAGTCCCACG CTTCTGGAGCGCTGGTGGCAGCCACTGCTGGACCCGCTGCGGGCCTGCCTGCCGCTGGGATCCCGAGCGCTGCCCGCGGGCTTCCCCCTGCACACGGACATCCTCGG GCTGCTGCTCCTCCACCTGGAACTGAAACGTTGCCTCTTCACGGTGGAGCCCTCGGGGGATAAAG AACCGTCTTCTGAGCAGCGTCGGCGCCTCTTCCGCTCCTTCTACACCCTGGTCACCGCCACGCACTTTGCACCAG AGCCGGGGCAGCCAGAGGAGAAGGCGGAGGAGGTGGTCCATCAGGCCCAGGTACCGAGAGCCTGCTACCTGGTGTTGGGGGCTGAGGAGCCAGGCACAGGATGGCGACTGGTGGCCCTGCAGTTGGGGCCACGGcggttgctgctgctgctgtctgCTCAGAGCCCCACGCATGGGCTGCGGGGCCTAGCCACCCACACTCTGCATGCCCTCACCCCACTCCTCTGA